The region CTCCTTCTGAGCCATACTTAGCATTGTCTCAAGAAAACGATCAATCTTCCCCTGCATGGAATCAATGTCATTTCTCATGGTAGTTTGATTAGCCTTAATTTACTCGAGCGTCATCTTGAAGTTGTGGTAAGTTTCATATCAATGTCAAGATGTCAGTTTTGCTAGATGAAAGTGTAAAAGTTATAagttttttgttgttgttggttctgAATACATGAATGAATGCAAGTTTTTATGCAAAAGCTTTGTTTTTGTATGCATATGATATATGAATGAATGCATCGTGATGtacttttttttgttttttccAGGTACATTGTCTCATAAGTCCAAGGTACGGATGGAGGTTAAATTTGATTGCTTTGTCACACAGGGTTCTCACCAAGAATGATCTAGGGCTTACAAAGGTTCCCAAAGTCATGGATTCGCCAAAAATGTTTGCCGCTTATGGAAAATTACTTGTCGGGCGTCAACTCTTTCGAGGAAATCTATTATGGGTGAGGTTTTAGTACCAACCCTTACGAGAAAAACATTTGGGGGAACCACACTATGCAACCATCGACTTCGAGGTTCTAGACAAGGTTCCCATAGTCATGGATTCGCCAAGAATGTTTGCCTCTTGTGGCAAATTACTTTCCAAGCGTCAACTCCCTCAAGTGAATCTACTTTGAGTAAGGTCATAGTGTCGATCCTTACGAGAAAAACATCTCGAGGACCCATACTACGATAACATCGTTCCTAGTAGGCTAAAGGGTTCAATGTTCTACAAAGGTCCTTAGATTCATGGATCTTAATAAAAAAATCGAAGCTTACGGCAAATTACTTGTCAGGCGACAACATTCTCAAAAGAATATacactaagtgaggttctcggGTCGACCCTTACGAGAAAAACCATCTCGGGGACCTGCACTACTCAACCAtcatcctatcttatgtttttcCTCTTGAATCGGGTAGAGAGTTTTTCGCCCAATATTTCAAGCAATCGGTGTATCCACATCAAGAGGTCATGAGATCCTAGTAACAAATACAGGATAATAATAAGGCAAGACATAAAATACAAGAAAATCAAAGGATAgaagaaaacaaacaaacaaggcTAAGAAACATCACAAGTCGAACTAAGTTAGGTTTGACTCTCTCTAGCTTGAAGTTATCCCTAGCAGAATCGTTAGTtatcgcatctcgaaaaatatgatccTTCGTGGGGGCATTCGCACACTCGCAGAAAAAATGAGTCGAAtagagtcgccatcaaactttatttattccaaataaggaaagggaaaatatcgataagacctttaaaagaaaaataaaatggtCATCGCAACCGAATTCGGATTCGAGAatcgattacgcaaggggaatgcattaacaccccttacgtttgttatactcaacgagaaccttttaaTTAAATTTGAGATTaaatgttagcttatgttaattTTTTTTCTTCGAATGATAAAAAGTgtaaaaggaaaagaaaagggGTCGCAAAAATATTTTTGTTAGGGTGCTTCACAAGATTGCGGGTCTCGCTCCTACGCATCCTCATAtacaatgaggaactcaaagctTCATAGTTCTAAGGAAGGATATGGTTTGTTGGTTTATTTTATTGAACAAGTGTTTAGCTCGCATTCTAATGGTAAACATTGGCTTGTTTTCTCACTGTAGGGCTTAAACGCTAGTTTATATTCGCATTAGAATGGACAAACAATGCTCTTTTGCAAAAGTTGTTGATCACACGGGGGTGAGAAATTAGGTTTGATGTATTTAAGTATGAGCATTTATGACTTACAAGCGATTACCACTTAGGCCTAATACTCGAGACTATGACTGGACATTCCACTcaggtagtctttttctttcaatttgtttgcaaaaaagttcaaatatttacaagtgttttgagTAAAAGACAAACATTTGAGCTTTAAAGCTATTATAACTCGGGCTTAGTGTTTGGTACTATGAttggacctttcacccaggtagGCTTTGTCTTTCGACTTATTGCAAAATGGTGACACGTTTGGATTTTGGCGAAAGACGAGTATTTATAACTTACAAGCGATTACCACTTGGGCCTAATACCCGGGGCTATGACCAGGCCTTTCACCCAGGTAACATTTTTCTTTTATTATAATGAAAAGGTCAAAGTATGACTTAGTCattttgagtttgattatgaaaagagtttgatGTTGGGTCAAGCGTTTGATTTATGTTTGTGAAATGAATTGAAAAAATGGTTTGAAGTGTATCGAGTTTTGAAAATCCACTTAGCGTTGGACCAAGAATTTTGACATAGAAAATACATTTATCACCAAtataatttttcatttaatttttttcaATATAAGCCAATAAGCAAATAATAATGAGAATGTAAGTCTAAATGAGCAAAAATGGCAAAGATGATGGACATGAGATATGGTGATTAAATAATGTGATTAAACTAGTTAACTAAAATTAATTTGAACTAATTACTTAGGTTAATTGaaactaattattttaattaattaattgaattaatttaTCCAATCACTAATTAGATTACTTAAGTTTAATTAtcaaaaattaattaattaaaacaaagtctaattaattaaaaataatagtaataaaaaatgtataaaaaaaaataataacaagTTGTAAAATAAAGAAGGGGTGTAGAAATAGAGTAGCACTTTTagtaaataaaatataaaaagaaaAGAGCAAAAGTGGCTCAAGGTCCATTAAAAGAAAAAAAGGGGGGGCGTTTGGCACTGCTGGCCCAATAGGCCCAAAGTAGCCAACACCCTGTCAATAGTAGTTGACTGCATTTGCCCCAATGGATCAGATCAATGGTCCAGATTTAAAGGAGCAAGGTGAGCTCACATGGGGATCCTGTACATGATCCCCGCCTTCAACTAACAGCTTCACAAGGCCACGTGGCATGCGCAGGAAAAATGGGGGGCAAAAGTAGTCAGATCAGGCGTTTGTGTTGGTCATCTCTTTCCTCTCACTTGTTCATCATTTGTAACAATATTCATGAGCAAAATTCCGGAAATCacaaaactaataaaataaaTTACAGATTATAAAATGTTGGACTTGAATTTTCGACCTGAATCTAAATATGCAGTAAAATTTAGCAAACAAGCTACAGTTCATGAGAATCAAGGAAAAAGTGCACGAAATACATAATGAAAAATCGTTTGATCCGGTCAAAATACACATCCAAACTCAAAATTATTTACATATTTGTGATCAGCGTGAAAAACAGTTCAAATAGTATATGAGTTTGCAATTTATTTTTGAGTTTTAGAGTTTTGACAATTTTGTGTTCTTGAGTTCATTTCTTGAGCAATTTTTCGAAAATTCAATTTAAGTGTGATTTTATGCAACTAATGATTGAAATAAGTTCCTTAAGCATGTATAAATATCATAACATACAAAAAAACATAAGAAAAAAAATGAGGATTAGGCTTACTTTGACGAAAAACCTCAAGAACTCATTTACAACAATGGTGGAGACGGTGGGTCTCCGATCAAGCTTCGACGAAAGTCCAAACGCCATTCCAGTCCAAAAATTTTGGTAGATTTGGAATCCTTTCAACCTCCTATACTCAAATTCAAGATCCGATAAACTTCAAAAATCGAGTTCAAAATCGAACTAAACCTTTGATCTTGATTTAAACAATTTTGGTTAGTGATTTATGTAGGTAATGATTCTGTAAATTCAATGCAATGAAGGTGGAAACACAATTTCTCAATAACTCAAAAGAATTGACAAAATTTTAAAGTTTCTTAAAAGTGAAGAAACATGAATTTTGAGAATTCAATTGGGTAGAGCTTTGACAATTGAAAGGGTGAGTTGTGGATGATTTGCTGACGTGGAAAGGTATTGTTATATATAGTTAGAATTAGGTTAGAGGTTAAACTTGGGATTatgaaaaaaatgagaaaaatgtgAGTGAATTTTACTTGAATTTGATGGAATTTTTGGGAAAATTGAATTTGGTTTGGATTTAATGCAAAAATTCTGGTGTAATGCACTCCAAATTGTTGATAAATTGTGAATTATTGTGAATTTGAAGGTGTGTTAGATACATGAGTGATTTGGCAAAACAAGTGTGATCTTTTTTTATCTTTTAGTGTCAAGGTGACGATTTATATCAAATTTGGTGAAGGTGATTGGAGAGTGAATGGAGGTTTATACAATGTGATAAAGGTTGTGTTATTATGGAGGTGTTGGAAGGAGTGAGTGAGGGAGAATAGGAAGTGAGTTTTGAAATGTGAGAAGAAAGAAGGAAGTCTATGTGTGGaatgaaaatcaaagaaagaTTAAGTGTATGGTTGGTTTATGTGTGATGGATTACACGGTTGTTTTTAGAGGATAACCAGAAATGGTGGAAGTGTTGTATTTTATAGAATATCAGCGGTGTAGTTATGTGAAGAGAGAAGAATAGTGTGTGACCGAGTAGCAGTAGGGAGGAGAGTCAATAGTGTGTAGGTGATGGTGTGTGTACAAGTATTTTTTCGTTTGCAGGAAAAAGGGTGGGTTTTAAATGGGAATGAGATAGGAAAGGGAGTTTGTGAGGTGTGGGTTTTTGGAAACATATGTTCATGGATCCAATCAAAAATAAGAGAGAGGGTTTAATTAGGCGTGGCTCGCGGATTGGTTAGGTTGCGAGAGACGTTAGGGGTTGTTCAgaggaaaaacgaaaaaaaatcATTTCTTTCCATTTTCCACGTCATAAAGACCTTTCCCTTTCAACATTTTTTTGGAGAGGTGAGAGTCAACGGTGTTACTCCCTCTGTTCCTTTTTAAGTGTTATTTTTTTGACTTTTTATACCTATCAAGAAAGttaatcattattattatttttcaaacaataattcttcttttacctataataccctttattatttattatattcaATTCTTTTTCTCTCTCTGTAATGATTACTTATAGACAATTTTGACAAAAGTGCAATTAACGTTaccttgaactttgcaagtgacaattaaaaagaaacaattttttttcaaGAAAATGACACTTCAAAAGAAACGGAGTGAGTATTTGATTGTAGCGCTCCCTTAGCTGTCAACGTGATCCCTTCTTTTAACCACTTTTTATTTATTCGTATCTTTTTCAATTCAAAATGTGAGAGAGTTAATTGAGGAATGGATTAGGGCACATGGCCTTATGTTATTCGAGGGTTTTTGGCCTTTTCACAAAAAGTGAGAGTGACATAATGTGAGTGGTGTCACTTTCTAGCTGCCAGAAGATCTAATCGCTTCACAGACTTTTCTTTTCTTTATACttctttttctaattttttttgtgttaatttcttttctttattttcaaatgAAGTGAGAGGTCATGGTCCATGGGAACTTTGATGGGACAATTGCGAGCCATCGATTATCTTGATTCAATGATCAAGAGTTAACACTAGAATTAGAGCTTGCACAATTAATCGATTTTCAAAATTACCCTTGAATATTTTGTGATCAAAATGAGTTTAAAagaattaaatgaaataaaattcaaatctttttaataaaaatcaaatgattATTTATTTGTTCCTATTTTTTTTTTGacattttgataaaaaaaaataaaaataaaagggattaaaatgaataaaaatcgatgcaaaaatgcacaaaataaaataaaatgaatgcaataaaataatCTACGTAAAATATACTTCAGTAAAACAGACAAATAAAGATCAAATTTTGCAGTAAAAAGTGTTTGGTTGAAAAGGCCCAGACTAATCAAAATACGGCCGCAAATGGGATCGAAAAAGTTAAATGAGGACGTCGggttaaactacgcgaaccgTAGATCAATAAAACAATCACATGCAGGACCGATCTCGACATATTTCGCCTGCTAACTTTATGTGCATTTGAAAATAAATTATATTTGTCTGTTTATAAGACCGGAATTTTATTCTaagtaaaacaaaataaagttggatgcatgaaaattttaaaatattcTGACAAAATTAGGATAGAGACAATGTACTTTATAATAGATGGAGATTCATATCCAACATAAATTCACATCCTCCTTTGAGGACCCATCTTAGTATGATGTGGTAGAGAAGTTGGAACATATACTGCACATCCAAAAATTCTTAGATGAGAAATATTAGGTTCTTTACCAAAAACTAATTGTAAAGGGGAAAAGGTGTGATAACTTATTAGCCTGATGTGAATCAATGTTGTTGCATGCAAAATTGCATGTCCCCAAGTAGAAATTGAGAGTTTGCATCTAATGATAATTGATCTCGCAATTAATTTAATATGTTTAATAAATGATTATGCAGGTCCATTTTGTGTATGAACATGTGCTATTGGATGTTCAATGATAATTCTAATAGACATACAATACTCATTAAATGTTTGAGATGAAATTTTTGCAGCATTATCAAAACGTATTTTCTTGACAGGATAATCGGGGAAATGAGCTCTTATTCGAATTAGTTGGGCTAGCAATCTCGCAAGTGACTGGTTATGAGTCGACAACAAACAAACATGTGACCATCTAGTTGATGCATCAACTAAAACCATAAAATATCTAAATGGTCCACATGATGGGTGTATTGGTCCACAAATATCACCATGTATACACTTTAAAAATTGATAGATTAATTTCTACTTTTTTGTTAGTGATAGCTGAATTATCAACTTCTTTTGCGAGCAAGAGCTGTATGAGAACTTATTTGATTGAAAAATTTCCCGACTCTTTAATTGATGACCGCATgcattttcaattattttttgCATCATTATATAACCGCAATGGCCCAACCGATCATGCCAAATTAAAAATTTATGATTATTTATAAACTTTTGGTTTACAATGGCATGTGCTTCAATTGTACTAACATATGTCTCAATTGTGTTTTGTAATACAAAGATATTCAATACAAAGATGCATTTTAATAGGTCAATATAAATTGTATATACAAAGGTATTAAAACTATTAAAACCTCTCAATTGTACtaacatgatttttttttatattgacctattaaaatttataaaaaaaaaattaaaaaaagattAATTTGATGCATTTTTTTTAACCGGACAGTTTTACAAAACCGGCTTCGATTCTTTGGTTCAAATGGTTTTAAACGGTTCAATCCGATTTTTTCGATTTTACTCCAATTTTAACCCACTAGCAGTTTTGAAAGGTTGATCAAACCAGATTCATCTTCGACTCTCGGTCCAACCAATTGAACCGAGCGGTTCGATCCGGTTTTTAAAACATTGATTAATAGAGACATACTTCATGAGTTTTTCAGTATGGAGCATCTAACATTATGAGACTTCTTTTtttttagagcaacacctttaTGAGAGACATgccacatattcacctaaaaccttaaggtgatagtTGGGTGAATTCCCTCACTTATAAATactcaagtctccacatttccaaccaatgtgagactattatccacactactcacacttgaaTTCTCAATAAAAATATATTAACATTCCAAATAAGCAATAATATATACAATTTATAGAAGTTAAATTACAGTTGTAATCCCTCAATTTTTTTCCACAAAATTGTTCTCATATTTTAAATTCAAACTATGTTGGTCTTCTATTTTAAATTCAAACAGTTTTAGTCATTCTCTCACATTTTTTATAGGTTCATTTTTTAACTTATATTTTTATCTATAAAATTCAACAATGTATTTATATATGATTATTTGTCATGTGTCAcaaataatttattatttaaaaaataaaaacatcattaacTTTAAATGAATAATTATGAGAGGGGGAATAAAACgatttaaatttaaaatagaaTAATCTCAAAACtgtttaaatttaaaatagaaaGACTAATTTTATAAATCAGATAAAATATTGGGATCAGAACTGCAACTAGATCTAATAATATCACAAAATAGAAATAATTGATATTATAACGAAGTTAAGGAGTTTCTAATATCTCAAACAAGCAACCATGGATACTGTTACAATATTAAGGAGTTTCTACACAcaccaaaaaaaaaagaaaaatacTTTACAATAATACAAATATTTATAATTCTTCAAGAACGACAAGATACACATTTTTAATCCCATACCACAAACATACTCATTAAAAATTTGTTTATGTCAAGATTTCACATGATAGGTCTTAGAATTATGAATTAGATTTAACTCAATCCCACACCGAATTTGAAGGTGTGTTCAatgcaaaaaaaattaaaagtaaCTCAATCTTACAAAAATGACTTGTAAGATAAGAACACATCAAACTTAATAAAAATTACATATCATATCTTTAAATAATGTGAGACTAAACTCCTCATTCACACCCACCAGAATGAAAGTGTTGCAATAAAGTCAACTTAAATAATGCAACTCGGCGGCTAAGGATGAACCGCAAGAGAATGCCCAACAAAACATTTGTACAAAATATATATCATTTTTTCTCTATTTTTACCATACATGCATAACTATTGAAATTCTATAGCACATTGAAGAACTACATCTTCTAAATCATATTAATATTGAAGATGCATGAGCTAGATTTCGAGTTCCTAACATCTTCAATGTtccaattttcaaatttttgccGTTGAAATTATAGTTATACTTTTGGATGAACATGCAACGTCAATCTCATAGTTATCATTTTGATTCACCATCAACTGCGCCAAAAGGAGATCTTCTATTCTATACTCATGCATCTAGAAATGTATAATTCATCATGCACTCAATAGGTTTGGATGGAAAGTATTCCATGGCGAGCTTCCAAAATTTTGTGTCACTTGATAGTAGATTCAATTTCACTAAAGATTCAAATTACTTCTCATCTCCCATTGTCCATGATTTCAAAAGAGATATCAAACTTCCAACTTTAGAAGGCGTCATTAACCTTCGATTGTAAGCACTCTCTAGCTTCATCATAGTGTTCAACACGACCAACTGATTCAAGGTTCTCGCTCGAGCTCGGCCTACCTTTTCTTATACTTTGTGCATTATTTCTAGATAAAGAAGGCCAAATTTGAGTGCCTAACCACTTCAAACAATCATGACTATTATATTGTTTCATGTTGGTTGTGGCCTCCCATTCAGGAACTTCAGCTTGAAACCTAGGTCCAACGGGGACAAATGGCCTTGGAAGATGGTTACTTCTAGAAGGTAAAAATTTCTTTCGAGAGTCAACGAAATCCATGTCTTCTTCTTTTAGTTTCTCTTTGATTGATGCCGCAATATCATAAGAATTACTATTATCATCCATTAAATCTCTAGCATGAATATAAAAATTATCTTTGTTCATAAGATAACTTGGTCGCTTCATAAAATCTTCAATGTCACTAAGGTGAGAATAGTCTTGTCTAGAAATAACACAAAATTCTACCCTGTCATTTTGGGCAGGAGAACCATATTTGTGTCTTGTTGGTAAACTAATCTTTTTTCCATCTGATGGTGTTGAACATAAGACAGTAGATGATTTTCTTTTTAGATCTTTGGCATTATCAGTACCATATTTCATTTCACCGACAAGTTCAGAATTAGTAGCAACTTTATCACCTTTTATGTATTGCTTACATTTCCTCTTCTGaaataaaatacaaaataaaataattgcGACTCTTTTACACGTAAAAACTTTTTACGAACCTATACACTATCTTAGATAGTTGTATCTATTTTTGATTGTGTCTCTATAATAGAGTTATCAAAAGTTAATCCTTGGGTTAAATTTCATCTCGGTTGCATTTCAACAAATAATTTCAACTCATACTAAGTGAGTATTTATAAGCATGAAAAACACTATTATTTATATCAATATGAATACCGTTAACACAATCTCTATCATATTATTATTATCTTTTATTGATTGATATTCATATGAATCACTAAATAATGAGGTTCTGTATAATTTGGTAGATGTTATATAAATTTTTactaataaaatatatttaaaaatgTAACTATTAGAGAGATTATTCTTAGAACTCTATTAATATCCAAAGTTTTAAATAACAATCGCGTTTTTCAGCTATTACGGATGTTGCATTTTGTCGCAGCATTGACACTATGAGTATCAGATACGAGATGTATCCAATATATTCAATATCTTATTTTAATCATCTATCATCTCTCTAAATAGGATTATGTCATCTGGAAAAAAAACATATATTTCGATGCTAACTCTTTGATATGTTTCAGAGGTTCATCCATAATTAAAGTAAAAAAGGTAAGGATTTTAGGGTTGAATCTAGGTGCAATTCTATTGTTATTGGAAAATCATTCATCTCTCCACCTTGTATCTACAAACCAGTTCATACACTCTCATACATATCATAGTATACGTTAACTTAATGAAAGAGGATACGAAAGTTTGGAAATCTACTATCAATGGACATTTGACAGTCAAGGATGCTTACACACATCTTACTTGTAATCATTAATTAACTTGTGGGATAAAATAATTTGGAATCCAACAATCCGCCATCAAGGTCGTCGATGTTTTGGAGACTGATTAATGGTAAGCAGTCTACGAATGACAATTTATGCTTAAGGGATTTGTAGTGTTGGGGGAGTTTTTCGCAAGGGGGCATTGAATATGGTAGGACTTCTtcttttagagcaacacctttgtgagagagacaccacatattcacccaaaaccttaatATGATAAATGGGTCGATTGTCTAACTTATAAATGCTTAAGTTTTCACATTTCCAACAAATGTGAgactattacccacactactTACACTTTTTACATTCTCAACACTCCTTCTCAAGGGTGAATCCACAATGCCCCCCTTCAAGTGGaagctcttcttacttccacaaactcgTGTACCGCACAAAACGTTTCTTACTCACCATCCTTTGTGGCGCCATTGACA is a window of Lathyrus oleraceus cultivar Zhongwan6 chromosome 6, CAAS_Psat_ZW6_1.0, whole genome shotgun sequence DNA encoding:
- the LOC127093303 gene encoding uncharacterized protein LOC127093303, with protein sequence MIWSKETTSESCDKKSSHYPLQNQKHHVPMMLNSTSKISLKRKCKQYIKGDKVATNSELVGEMKYGTDNAKDLKRKSSTVLCSTPSDGKKISLPTRHKYGSPAQNDRVEFCVISRQDYSHLSDIEDFMKRPSYLMNKDNFYIHARDLMDDNSNSYDIAASIKEKLKEEDMDFVDSRKKFLPSRSNHLPRPFVPVGPRFQAEVPEWEATTNMKQYNSHDCLKWLGTQIWPSLSRNNAQSIRKGRPSSSENLESVGRVEHYDEARECLQSKVNDAF